The following proteins come from a genomic window of Acinonyx jubatus isolate Ajub_Pintada_27869175 chromosome C1, VMU_Ajub_asm_v1.0, whole genome shotgun sequence:
- the TEX51 gene encoding testis-expressed protein 51 isoform X1 — translation MELPGRVVRGQRRDPQKMLLLLLSCLLPAANGKSCLLCWPGLPALIDYDLQILWGIPGPPTELSQSLHTLFLKDHVFIEPWYLDQNRMEEAAAKLFNHIDEAIKKFRDNKPSLLEEIHIQQKVFTEKLDEISEELKEKGERWSWPPPTTQSFTSPGLWRAEPSHLPRTEKSRAQSAAPPACLPRSPLPCPHTGCLSTPPPSSLSCSHPNPSWLCLPPQHLSFSTISPSRAACNKSCDLRSTLEVMNCANCKTHFLTCKDPTLCAGQWQQAILPPACPHSIPDRCCLCLDCLPPLPSPELFFHSILTRDDSTCWNFLMSYVQLQSHRATCF, via the exons ATGGAACTTCCAGGAAGGGTGGtaaggggacagaggagagacCCCCAGAAGATGCTGCTTCTCCTGCTCAGCTGTCTCCTACCTGCTGCCAATGGGAAGAGCTGTCTCCTCTGCTGGCCAGGACTGCCTGCATTGATAGACTATGATCTGCAGATTCTTTGGGGCATCCCAGGGCCACCCACAGAGCTCTCCCAAAGCCTCCACACCTTATTCCTGAAGGATCATGTCTTCATCGAACCCTGGTATCTTG ATCAGAACCGTATGGAAGAAGCAGCAGCCAAATTATTCAATCACATAGATGAAGCCATCAAGAAGTTCCGAGATA ATAAACCATCACTTTTGGAAGAGATTCATATCCAGCAGAAGGTGTTTACTGAGAAACTGGATGAGATATCTGAGGAGCTGAAGGAGAAGGGTGAGAGGTGGAGCtggcccccacccaccacccagtCCTTCACCTCCCCAGGACTGTGGAGAGCAGAGCCCAGTCACCTCCCCAGGACTGAGAAGAGCAGAGCCCAGTCTGCAGCCCCTCCTGCATGCctccccaggagccccctcccctgcccacataCTGGGTGCCTATCCACACCTCCTCCCAgctccctttcctgctcacacccCAACCCTTCCTGGCTCTGTCTGCCTCCCCAGCACCTCAGTTTCTCTACCATCTCACCCTCCCGGGCAGCCTGCAACAAGTCTTGTG ACCTACGCTCCACACTGGAGGTCATGAACTGTGCCAACTGCAAAACACACTTCCTCACCTGCAAAGACCCCACTCTTTGCGCAGGTCAGTGGCAGCAGGCCATCCTGCCTCCAGCCTGCCCCCACTCCATCCCAGATCGCTGTTGTCTCTGTCTGGAttgtcttcctcctctgcccagccccGAACTCTTCTTTCACTCCATCCTCACCAGAGATGATAGCACCTGCTGGAATTTCTTGATGTCATATGTCCAGCTTCAGAGCCATAGAGCCACCTGCTTCTAG
- the TEX51 gene encoding testis-expressed protein 51 isoform X6 translates to MELPGRVVRGQRRDPQKMLLLLLSCLLPAANGKSCLLCWPGLPALIDYDLQILWGIPGPPTELSQSLHTLFLKDHVFIEPWYLDQNRMEEAAAKLFNHIDEAIKKFRDNKPSLLEEIHIQQKVFTEKLDEISEELKEKGERWSWPPPTTQSFTSPGLWRAEPSHLPRTEKSRAQSAAPPACLPRSPLPCPHTGCLSTPPPSSLSCSHPNPSWLCLPPQHLSFSTISPSRAACNKSCDLRSTLEVMNCANCKTHFLTCKDPTLCAEMIAPAGIS, encoded by the exons ATGGAACTTCCAGGAAGGGTGGtaaggggacagaggagagacCCCCAGAAGATGCTGCTTCTCCTGCTCAGCTGTCTCCTACCTGCTGCCAATGGGAAGAGCTGTCTCCTCTGCTGGCCAGGACTGCCTGCATTGATAGACTATGATCTGCAGATTCTTTGGGGCATCCCAGGGCCACCCACAGAGCTCTCCCAAAGCCTCCACACCTTATTCCTGAAGGATCATGTCTTCATCGAACCCTGGTATCTTG ATCAGAACCGTATGGAAGAAGCAGCAGCCAAATTATTCAATCACATAGATGAAGCCATCAAGAAGTTCCGAGATA ATAAACCATCACTTTTGGAAGAGATTCATATCCAGCAGAAGGTGTTTACTGAGAAACTGGATGAGATATCTGAGGAGCTGAAGGAGAAGGGTGAGAGGTGGAGCtggcccccacccaccacccagtCCTTCACCTCCCCAGGACTGTGGAGAGCAGAGCCCAGTCACCTCCCCAGGACTGAGAAGAGCAGAGCCCAGTCTGCAGCCCCTCCTGCATGCctccccaggagccccctcccctgcccacataCTGGGTGCCTATCCACACCTCCTCCCAgctccctttcctgctcacacccCAACCCTTCCTGGCTCTGTCTGCCTCCCCAGCACCTCAGTTTCTCTACCATCTCACCCTCCCGGGCAGCCTGCAACAAGTCTTGTG ACCTACGCTCCACACTGGAGGTCATGAACTGTGCCAACTGCAAAACACACTTCCTCACCTGCAAAGACCCCACTCTTTGCGCAG AGATGATAGCACCTGCTGGAATTTCTTGA
- the TEX51 gene encoding testis-expressed protein 51 isoform X3 → MELPGRVVRGQRRDPQKMLLLLLSCLLPAANGKSCLLCWPGLPALIDYDLQILWGIPGPPTELSQSLHTLFLKDHVFIEPWYLDQNRMEEAAAKLFNHIDEAIKKFRDNKPSLLEEIHIQQKVFTEKLDEISEELKEKGERWSWPPPTTQSFTSPGLWRAEPSHLPRTEKSRAQSAAPPACLPRSPLPCPHTGCLSTPPPSSLSCSHPNPSWLCLPPQHLSFSTISPSRAACNKSCDLRSTLEVMNCANCKTHFLTCKDPTLCAASTGSTFAWFVSLGIILFLASVAGSGCYIFWHEKRKKEVEKEPSSPLVFHS, encoded by the exons ATGGAACTTCCAGGAAGGGTGGtaaggggacagaggagagacCCCCAGAAGATGCTGCTTCTCCTGCTCAGCTGTCTCCTACCTGCTGCCAATGGGAAGAGCTGTCTCCTCTGCTGGCCAGGACTGCCTGCATTGATAGACTATGATCTGCAGATTCTTTGGGGCATCCCAGGGCCACCCACAGAGCTCTCCCAAAGCCTCCACACCTTATTCCTGAAGGATCATGTCTTCATCGAACCCTGGTATCTTG ATCAGAACCGTATGGAAGAAGCAGCAGCCAAATTATTCAATCACATAGATGAAGCCATCAAGAAGTTCCGAGATA ATAAACCATCACTTTTGGAAGAGATTCATATCCAGCAGAAGGTGTTTACTGAGAAACTGGATGAGATATCTGAGGAGCTGAAGGAGAAGGGTGAGAGGTGGAGCtggcccccacccaccacccagtCCTTCACCTCCCCAGGACTGTGGAGAGCAGAGCCCAGTCACCTCCCCAGGACTGAGAAGAGCAGAGCCCAGTCTGCAGCCCCTCCTGCATGCctccccaggagccccctcccctgcccacataCTGGGTGCCTATCCACACCTCCTCCCAgctccctttcctgctcacacccCAACCCTTCCTGGCTCTGTCTGCCTCCCCAGCACCTCAGTTTCTCTACCATCTCACCCTCCCGGGCAGCCTGCAACAAGTCTTGTG ACCTACGCTCCACACTGGAGGTCATGAACTGTGCCAACTGCAAAACACACTTCCTCACCTGCAAAGACCCCACTCTTTGCGCAG CCAGTACTGGGAGTACCTTTGCATGGTTTGTGAGCCTTGGAATTATTCTGTTCCTGGCATCTGTAGCTGGAAGTGG ATGCTACATTTTCTGGCacgagaagaggaagaaggaagtagaAAAG GAACCCAGCAGTCCACTGGTCTTCCACAGCTGA
- the TEX51 gene encoding testis-expressed protein 51 isoform X4, with translation MELPGRVVRGQRRDPQKMLLLLLSCLLPAANGKSCLLCWPGLPALIDYDLQILWGIPGPPTELSQSLHTLFLKDHVFIEPWYLDKPSLLEEIHIQQKVFTEKLDEISEELKEKGERWSWPPPTTQSFTSPGLWRAEPSHLPRTEKSRAQSAAPPACLPRSPLPCPHTGCLSTPPPSSLSCSHPNPSWLCLPPQHLSFSTISPSRAACNKSCDLRSTLEVMNCANCKTHFLTCKDPTLCAGQWQQAILPPACPHSIPDRCCLCLDCLPPLPSPELFFHSILTRDDSTCWNFLMSYVQLQSHRATCF, from the exons ATGGAACTTCCAGGAAGGGTGGtaaggggacagaggagagacCCCCAGAAGATGCTGCTTCTCCTGCTCAGCTGTCTCCTACCTGCTGCCAATGGGAAGAGCTGTCTCCTCTGCTGGCCAGGACTGCCTGCATTGATAGACTATGATCTGCAGATTCTTTGGGGCATCCCAGGGCCACCCACAGAGCTCTCCCAAAGCCTCCACACCTTATTCCTGAAGGATCATGTCTTCATCGAACCCTGGTATCTTG ATAAACCATCACTTTTGGAAGAGATTCATATCCAGCAGAAGGTGTTTACTGAGAAACTGGATGAGATATCTGAGGAGCTGAAGGAGAAGGGTGAGAGGTGGAGCtggcccccacccaccacccagtCCTTCACCTCCCCAGGACTGTGGAGAGCAGAGCCCAGTCACCTCCCCAGGACTGAGAAGAGCAGAGCCCAGTCTGCAGCCCCTCCTGCATGCctccccaggagccccctcccctgcccacataCTGGGTGCCTATCCACACCTCCTCCCAgctccctttcctgctcacacccCAACCCTTCCTGGCTCTGTCTGCCTCCCCAGCACCTCAGTTTCTCTACCATCTCACCCTCCCGGGCAGCCTGCAACAAGTCTTGTG ACCTACGCTCCACACTGGAGGTCATGAACTGTGCCAACTGCAAAACACACTTCCTCACCTGCAAAGACCCCACTCTTTGCGCAGGTCAGTGGCAGCAGGCCATCCTGCCTCCAGCCTGCCCCCACTCCATCCCAGATCGCTGTTGTCTCTGTCTGGAttgtcttcctcctctgcccagccccGAACTCTTCTTTCACTCCATCCTCACCAGAGATGATAGCACCTGCTGGAATTTCTTGATGTCATATGTCCAGCTTCAGAGCCATAGAGCCACCTGCTTCTAG
- the TEX51 gene encoding testis-expressed protein 51 isoform X5, translating to MELPGRVVRGQRRDPQKMLLLLLSCLLPAANGKSCLLCWPGLPALIDYDLQILWGIPGPPTELSQSLHTLFLKDHVFIEPWYLDQNRMEEAAAKLFNHIDEAIKKFRDNKPSLLEEIHIQQKVFTEKLDEISEELKEKGERWSWPPPTTQSFTSPGLWRAEPSHLPRTEKSRAQSAAPPACLPRSPLPCPHTGCLSTPPPSSLSCSHPNPSWLCLPPQHLSFSTISPSRAACNKSCDLRSTLEVMNCANCKTHFLTCKDPTLCAASTGSTFAWFVSLGIILFLASVAGSGPDATFSGTRRGRRK from the exons ATGGAACTTCCAGGAAGGGTGGtaaggggacagaggagagacCCCCAGAAGATGCTGCTTCTCCTGCTCAGCTGTCTCCTACCTGCTGCCAATGGGAAGAGCTGTCTCCTCTGCTGGCCAGGACTGCCTGCATTGATAGACTATGATCTGCAGATTCTTTGGGGCATCCCAGGGCCACCCACAGAGCTCTCCCAAAGCCTCCACACCTTATTCCTGAAGGATCATGTCTTCATCGAACCCTGGTATCTTG ATCAGAACCGTATGGAAGAAGCAGCAGCCAAATTATTCAATCACATAGATGAAGCCATCAAGAAGTTCCGAGATA ATAAACCATCACTTTTGGAAGAGATTCATATCCAGCAGAAGGTGTTTACTGAGAAACTGGATGAGATATCTGAGGAGCTGAAGGAGAAGGGTGAGAGGTGGAGCtggcccccacccaccacccagtCCTTCACCTCCCCAGGACTGTGGAGAGCAGAGCCCAGTCACCTCCCCAGGACTGAGAAGAGCAGAGCCCAGTCTGCAGCCCCTCCTGCATGCctccccaggagccccctcccctgcccacataCTGGGTGCCTATCCACACCTCCTCCCAgctccctttcctgctcacacccCAACCCTTCCTGGCTCTGTCTGCCTCCCCAGCACCTCAGTTTCTCTACCATCTCACCCTCCCGGGCAGCCTGCAACAAGTCTTGTG ACCTACGCTCCACACTGGAGGTCATGAACTGTGCCAACTGCAAAACACACTTCCTCACCTGCAAAGACCCCACTCTTTGCGCAG CCAGTACTGGGAGTACCTTTGCATGGTTTGTGAGCCTTGGAATTATTCTGTTCCTGGCATCTGTAGCTGGAAGTGG CCCAGATGCTACATTTTCTGGCacgagaagaggaagaaggaagtag
- the TEX51 gene encoding testis-expressed protein 51 isoform X2 produces the protein MELPGRVVRGQRRDPQKMLLLLLSCLLPAANGKSCLLCWPGLPALIDYDLQILWGIPGPPTELSQSLHTLFLKDHVFIEPWYLDQNRMEEAAAKLFNHIDEAIKKFRDNKPSLLEEIHIQQKVFTEKLDEISEELKEKGERWSWPPPTTQSFTSPGLWRAEPSHLPRTEKSRAQSAAPPACLPRSPLPCPHTGCLSTPPPSSLSCSHPNPSWLCLPPQHLSFSTISPSRAACNKSCDLRSTLEVMNCANCKTHFLTCKDPTLCAASTGSTFAWFVSLGIILFLASVAGSGCYIFWHEKRKKEVEKQEPSSPLVFHS, from the exons ATGGAACTTCCAGGAAGGGTGGtaaggggacagaggagagacCCCCAGAAGATGCTGCTTCTCCTGCTCAGCTGTCTCCTACCTGCTGCCAATGGGAAGAGCTGTCTCCTCTGCTGGCCAGGACTGCCTGCATTGATAGACTATGATCTGCAGATTCTTTGGGGCATCCCAGGGCCACCCACAGAGCTCTCCCAAAGCCTCCACACCTTATTCCTGAAGGATCATGTCTTCATCGAACCCTGGTATCTTG ATCAGAACCGTATGGAAGAAGCAGCAGCCAAATTATTCAATCACATAGATGAAGCCATCAAGAAGTTCCGAGATA ATAAACCATCACTTTTGGAAGAGATTCATATCCAGCAGAAGGTGTTTACTGAGAAACTGGATGAGATATCTGAGGAGCTGAAGGAGAAGGGTGAGAGGTGGAGCtggcccccacccaccacccagtCCTTCACCTCCCCAGGACTGTGGAGAGCAGAGCCCAGTCACCTCCCCAGGACTGAGAAGAGCAGAGCCCAGTCTGCAGCCCCTCCTGCATGCctccccaggagccccctcccctgcccacataCTGGGTGCCTATCCACACCTCCTCCCAgctccctttcctgctcacacccCAACCCTTCCTGGCTCTGTCTGCCTCCCCAGCACCTCAGTTTCTCTACCATCTCACCCTCCCGGGCAGCCTGCAACAAGTCTTGTG ACCTACGCTCCACACTGGAGGTCATGAACTGTGCCAACTGCAAAACACACTTCCTCACCTGCAAAGACCCCACTCTTTGCGCAG CCAGTACTGGGAGTACCTTTGCATGGTTTGTGAGCCTTGGAATTATTCTGTTCCTGGCATCTGTAGCTGGAAGTGG ATGCTACATTTTCTGGCacgagaagaggaagaaggaagtagaAAAG cagGAACCCAGCAGTCCACTGGTCTTCCACAGCTGA